A region of Salinibacter sp. 10B DNA encodes the following proteins:
- a CDS encoding amino acid permease → MSEQSGFKRNVGLFMAVMIGIGAMMGPGVFALPSEVAASIGPLGIVAYLVMGGLTLFTALTYSELGAAMPIAGGGYSFANRMLPSPVAFLTGWFFWIGNTLACALYAVIFALTIQAYFWPGASVFLIVLATTGVFTVTNVRGQAEALKVITVMNIVELLVLIGVGVLGAFQVEPANLDPLAPMGLGPLMPTMGLIYISYVGFDLITVAAEEIIEPAKTIPRAILITLGVGIAIYVLVLWVMMGVVPYDELAQTSTPFIYVADYLFGGWGRWAGILATIMASLSAFSVTLGASSRVLFALGRDGHFPEIFSRLHSTYQTPHISLFICAGLVVLLSGLGVVRFLASVSSFGYLVAIGIVNVTAIGLRRRMPNLRRPFKVALYPLAPILGAISCWVFVPTLEPRSLMLGGGLTLIGCVLYLLQPDNRTEVLRIPALLHSIKLRIQAYWRPHMNVLIVGGGNQGANIADRLLKQDEFRMVFRSSEYQITFIEEDEDRCEELGKRYNVPVFHGDGTKQELLEQVEPHKMDVAIAATSSDERNAIMALQAKRLGIERVIAIARDPDYVSLLEDNGIVCISAPYATAAMVENHLDRPQVADLFEIESGVASLIDMVVPEESPVVGRHIRDIDIPEQCVVAAVLREGQFVVPRGETEIRVGDEIVFVGPQDDIQTAHHLFKGKENG, encoded by the coding sequence GTGTCCGAACAATCGGGCTTCAAGCGAAATGTCGGCCTCTTCATGGCCGTGATGATTGGCATCGGGGCCATGATGGGACCGGGCGTGTTTGCGCTGCCCAGCGAGGTAGCCGCGTCGATCGGACCCCTCGGCATCGTGGCGTACCTGGTGATGGGGGGACTTACGCTGTTTACGGCCCTCACCTACAGCGAGCTCGGGGCCGCGATGCCCATCGCCGGCGGAGGCTATTCCTTTGCCAATCGGATGCTGCCGTCGCCCGTGGCCTTCCTCACGGGATGGTTTTTTTGGATCGGCAACACGCTAGCCTGCGCGCTCTACGCGGTCATCTTTGCACTTACCATTCAGGCGTACTTCTGGCCGGGGGCGAGCGTCTTCCTGATTGTTCTGGCCACGACGGGCGTCTTTACTGTCACCAACGTGCGGGGGCAAGCCGAGGCCCTGAAGGTCATCACGGTGATGAACATCGTCGAGCTCCTCGTTTTGATCGGGGTGGGCGTGCTCGGGGCCTTCCAGGTCGAGCCCGCCAACCTGGACCCGCTGGCGCCGATGGGACTGGGGCCGCTCATGCCTACGATGGGGCTGATCTACATCTCATACGTGGGGTTCGATCTCATTACGGTGGCGGCGGAGGAGATCATTGAACCGGCAAAGACGATCCCCCGGGCCATCCTCATTACCCTCGGGGTGGGCATCGCCATCTACGTGCTGGTGCTCTGGGTGATGATGGGCGTCGTTCCCTACGACGAACTGGCCCAGACCAGCACGCCGTTCATCTACGTCGCCGATTATCTGTTCGGGGGCTGGGGGCGCTGGGCGGGCATCCTCGCCACGATCATGGCCAGTCTGTCGGCCTTCAGCGTGACGCTGGGAGCCAGCTCGCGCGTGCTCTTTGCGCTGGGCCGGGACGGACACTTTCCGGAGATCTTCTCGCGGCTGCACTCGACCTACCAGACCCCCCACATCTCGCTTTTCATCTGTGCGGGGCTGGTCGTTCTCCTGAGCGGGCTGGGCGTCGTTCGATTTCTCGCCTCGGTCAGCAGCTTCGGCTACCTCGTCGCCATCGGCATCGTGAACGTCACGGCCATCGGACTGCGCCGTCGAATGCCCAATTTGCGGCGCCCGTTCAAGGTGGCGCTGTACCCCCTGGCCCCGATCCTCGGGGCGATCTCCTGCTGGGTCTTTGTGCCCACCCTGGAACCCCGAAGTCTGATGCTGGGGGGCGGGCTGACGCTGATCGGCTGCGTGCTGTATCTATTGCAGCCGGACAACCGCACGGAGGTTCTCCGGATTCCGGCACTCCTCCACTCCATCAAACTTCGAATTCAAGCCTACTGGAGGCCGCACATGAACGTACTCATCGTTGGGGGCGGGAATCAGGGCGCAAACATCGCCGACCGTCTCCTCAAACAGGACGAATTTCGCATGGTCTTCCGCTCCTCGGAATACCAGATTACCTTCATCGAGGAGGATGAGGATCGCTGCGAGGAGCTGGGAAAACGCTACAATGTGCCCGTCTTCCACGGCGACGGCACCAAGCAGGAGCTGTTGGAGCAGGTGGAGCCCCACAAGATGGACGTGGCCATCGCTGCCACGAGCAGCGATGAACGAAATGCCATCATGGCCCTTCAGGCCAAGCGGCTGGGGATCGAGCGCGTGATCGCTATTGCACGGGACCCGGACTACGTCTCGCTCCTGGAAGACAACGGGATCGTTTGCATTAGTGCGCCTTACGCCACGGCGGCGATGGTGGAAAACCATCTTGATCGCCCGCAGGTAGCGGACCTCTTCGAGATTGAGAGTGGGGTTGCGAGCCTCATCGACATGGTCGTTCCCGAAGAAAGCCCGGTCGTTGGGCGTCATATTCGGGACATTGACATTCCTGAGCAGTGTGTTGTGGCGGCCGTTCTGCGGGAGGGGCAGTTCGTCGTGCCGCGTGGCGAAACTGAAATCCGCGTCGGGGACGAGATCGTCTTCGTCGGGCCACAGGACGATATTCAAACGGCCCACCATCTCTTCAAAGGGAAAGAGAATGGGTGA
- a CDS encoding amino acid permease, with the protein MAQDDLRRELGFWDALTIGAGTMIGAGIFLLAGVALELTGPAAIFSYLAAGIVCMITAASAAELATGMPTSGGDYYFVSRSLGPALGAISGVGIWLSLTFAISFYLFGLGEYLSQFLPLTPFWGAFGGGLLLTAINVYGAKESGQMQVIVVLTLMGILGAFCGIGAFYIEWENFTPFFPFGGAPVASTTALVFVSFLGFVKIAAVAEEIKNPAKNLPRTLIGSVALVTLLYVIILLVIGGIFPQETIGEVRDPLTQAARTLAGPIGAGAIIFAGLLATVSSANASIMASSRINLAMARDRMVPNWLSAIHETLLTPHRAILLTGVLALSFLLIESLEQLAKIASVLQLYSYAALNVGCVALRVAQPDWYEPSYRTPGFPFAQGLAALACLGIILYSGIFAQIAIVVLIVASLAWYAAWGRSRVEIEHAVPEFRAQWAEQGWGALTAPATEFAVEVPEVLTPGERAINAGTPRRVAVALANPAHEHDLLQLGRYIATGRSEGGRVAGIHLVDVPLQTPLRSARAQFTERPSLKQAIAELAEEAEARSSSNGTETVSLNDTEIDSVIDVAHDVFGGLIDETQAQESDMLLMGWQGGFNVGRIYNSPIQRIVRDLPADLGILKNRGFASVDNILLPWGGGLHAQLGLEIALRVARITGATVNLLRVVREDVDAEQEKAALAETVTDIVGDDNNVRYLVQQADSVTGGIDAALDERDYDFVIIGASREWSLRQVLFGSIPDVVADRADCSVLMVRRYVPDTLSVRAVEGVKRLKERIGFTTSPEE; encoded by the coding sequence ATGGCTCAAGATGACCTCCGCCGGGAACTCGGCTTCTGGGACGCGCTCACCATTGGGGCCGGCACCATGATCGGGGCCGGCATCTTTCTGTTGGCGGGCGTGGCGCTGGAGTTGACGGGGCCCGCGGCCATCTTCTCGTATCTCGCAGCGGGCATTGTCTGCATGATTACCGCCGCGAGTGCCGCGGAGCTGGCAACGGGCATGCCAACCTCCGGGGGCGACTACTACTTCGTGTCACGCTCCCTCGGGCCGGCCCTCGGGGCCATCTCGGGGGTGGGCATCTGGCTGAGCCTCACCTTTGCTATTTCATTTTACCTCTTCGGGCTCGGGGAATACCTGTCGCAGTTTTTACCCCTCACGCCGTTCTGGGGCGCATTTGGGGGCGGACTGCTCCTGACGGCCATCAACGTGTACGGCGCGAAAGAATCGGGGCAAATGCAGGTGATTGTGGTTCTCACGCTCATGGGCATTCTGGGGGCGTTTTGCGGGATTGGGGCATTTTACATTGAGTGGGAAAACTTCACCCCGTTCTTCCCCTTCGGTGGGGCTCCGGTGGCCTCCACGACTGCCCTCGTATTCGTCTCCTTCCTCGGCTTCGTGAAGATTGCGGCGGTGGCGGAAGAGATTAAGAACCCGGCCAAGAACCTGCCGCGCACGCTCATCGGGTCGGTGGCCCTCGTCACGCTGCTGTACGTGATCATTTTGCTCGTCATCGGCGGCATCTTTCCGCAGGAGACGATCGGCGAGGTGCGCGATCCGCTTACGCAGGCGGCACGCACGCTGGCCGGGCCCATCGGGGCCGGGGCCATTATCTTCGCTGGCCTACTGGCCACGGTCTCCTCGGCCAATGCGAGCATCATGGCGTCCTCGCGCATTAATTTGGCGATGGCGCGGGACCGCATGGTGCCCAACTGGCTGAGTGCCATTCACGAGACGCTCCTCACCCCCCACCGCGCCATTTTGCTCACGGGCGTGCTGGCCCTCAGCTTTCTCCTCATCGAAAGCCTGGAGCAGCTCGCTAAGATCGCCAGCGTGCTTCAGCTCTACAGCTACGCGGCCCTGAATGTGGGCTGTGTGGCTCTCCGCGTTGCTCAGCCCGACTGGTACGAGCCCTCGTACCGTACGCCCGGCTTCCCGTTTGCGCAGGGTCTGGCCGCCCTCGCGTGTCTGGGCATCATTCTGTACTCGGGCATCTTCGCGCAGATTGCTATTGTCGTGCTCATTGTGGCGAGCCTGGCCTGGTACGCCGCGTGGGGCCGTAGCCGGGTCGAGATTGAGCACGCCGTGCCGGAATTCCGTGCGCAGTGGGCCGAGCAGGGCTGGGGCGCGCTTACGGCCCCGGCCACCGAGTTTGCGGTGGAGGTGCCGGAAGTGCTTACGCCCGGGGAGCGGGCCATCAACGCCGGCACGCCCCGGCGCGTGGCGGTGGCCCTTGCCAATCCCGCGCACGAGCACGACCTCTTGCAACTGGGGCGATACATCGCTACGGGCCGGAGCGAAGGCGGTCGGGTGGCGGGCATCCACCTCGTAGACGTGCCGTTGCAGACCCCCCTCCGATCGGCCCGGGCGCAGTTTACCGAACGTCCGTCCCTGAAGCAGGCCATCGCCGAACTGGCCGAGGAAGCGGAGGCGCGATCGTCGAGCAACGGAACGGAGACCGTCTCGCTCAACGACACCGAGATCGACTCGGTCATCGACGTGGCCCACGACGTGTTCGGCGGTCTCATCGACGAGACGCAGGCGCAGGAGTCCGACATGTTGCTCATGGGATGGCAGGGCGGCTTCAACGTGGGCCGCATCTACAACAGTCCCATCCAACGCATCGTGCGGGACCTCCCGGCCGACCTCGGGATTCTGAAGAACCGGGGCTTTGCCTCCGTCGACAATATTCTGCTGCCGTGGGGCGGGGGGCTGCACGCCCAGCTCGGCCTCGAAATCGCGCTCCGCGTGGCCCGCATCACCGGAGCGACGGTCAACCTGCTGCGCGTGGTGCGGGAGGACGTGGATGCCGAACAGGAGAAGGCTGCCCTCGCCGAGACGGTGACGGACATCGTCGGCGACGACAACAATGTGCGATACCTCGTCCAGCAGGCCGACAGTGTGACCGGCGGCATCGATGCTGCCCTGGATGAACGGGACTACGACTTCGTGATTATCGGTGCCTCCCGCGAGTGGAGCTTGCGCCAGGTGCTCTTCGGCTCGATTCCCGACGTGGTGGCCGACCGGGCCGACTGCTCGGTGCTCATGGTGCGTCGCTACGTGCCCGACACCCTTTCGGTGCGCGCGGTAGAGGGGGTTAAGCGGCTGAAAGAGCGCATCGGCTTTACGACGTCGCCGGAGGAATAG